ATTATGGGTCTCCGCATTGAGCAGCCATTTCGAACTTTCCCGGAAGGATTTCCGGATGAACTTATTCAAGCCTTGGAAGAGAAGACCGGGAGGAAAGTGATTGGCAATAAACCCGCTTCCGGTACAGAAATATTGGTTGAACTCGGAAAAGAACATATCGACACAGGGAGCCTGATTGTCTACACTTCAGCGGACTCTGTTTTGCAGATTGCTGCTCATGAAGACGTGGTCCCAATTGATGAATTATATCGTATTTGTGAAATTGCCAGAGAACTTACCCTGGATGAAAAATACATGGTAGGACGTGTGATTGCCCGCCCGTTTATTGGAGAGCCTGGCGCATTTGAACGTACTTCCAACCGCCATGATTATGCTTTAAAGCCTTTTGGCCGTACAGTAATGAATGAATTAAAAGATGCTGGGATTGATGTAATTGCACTTGGCAAAATAAATGACATTTATGATGGGGAAGGAGTGACAGAAGCCGTCCGTACGAAAGATAATGATGATGGCATGGTAAAATTAAGCGACGCATTAAAGCAGAATTTTACCGGGTTAACCTTTCTTAATCTCGTTGATTTTGATGCAAAATACGGGCACCGCAGAGACCCGATTGGTTATGGGGAAGCTCTGGAAACGTATGATAAGCAGCTCCCGGAAATACTTGAACAATTACAGGATGATGATTTATTGATTGTAACCGCCGATCACGGGAATGACCCGATTCATCACGGGACCGATCATACCCGCGAGTACGTGCCACTGCTTGCGTATCATACCAATATTGAACAAGGAAAAGAGCTGCCGCAACGGACAACTTTCGCTGATATCGGGGCAACCATCGCTGATAATTTTCAGATTCCATCACCTGAACATGGCACCAGCTTTTTAGACGATATTAAATGATAAAAGGATGGTTAAAATGAATACGATAGAGATTATCAATAAGAAAAAATATGGGGAAGTATTATCTTATGAAGAAATCGAGCATATTGTAAATGGTTATGTCAACGATACGATTCCGGATTATCAAGTCTCAAGCTGGCTAATGGCTGTTTATTTTCAAGGTTTAAACAGCGATGAAACCTCTGCCCTCACGGATTTAATGGTAAAGTCCGGGGAGACAATTGATTTGTCCTTTTTAAATACAACCGTTGTAGACAAACACTCTACCGGCGGCGTAGGAGATAAGGTTAGTCTGGTTGTTGCACCGATTATTGCATCCTTAGATATTCCTTTTGCAAAAATGAGCGGACGAGGACTCGGCCATACAGGCGGGACAGTAGATAAGCTGGAATCAATTCAAGGATTTCATACAGAACTTCCGTTAGATAGATTTAAGGAGCAA
The nucleotide sequence above comes from Oceanobacillus timonensis. Encoded proteins:
- the deoB gene encoding phosphopentomutase, whose protein sequence is MKPFKRVFLIVMDSVGIGEAPDAEKFNDLGADTLGHIAEKMDGLDMPTMGSLGLSNIREIKGIAPVDNPKAHYTKMQEASNGKDTMTGHWEIMGLRIEQPFRTFPEGFPDELIQALEEKTGRKVIGNKPASGTEILVELGKEHIDTGSLIVYTSADSVLQIAAHEDVVPIDELYRICEIARELTLDEKYMVGRVIARPFIGEPGAFERTSNRHDYALKPFGRTVMNELKDAGIDVIALGKINDIYDGEGVTEAVRTKDNDDGMVKLSDALKQNFTGLTFLNLVDFDAKYGHRRDPIGYGEALETYDKQLPEILEQLQDDDLLIVTADHGNDPIHHGTDHTREYVPLLAYHTNIEQGKELPQRTTFADIGATIADNFQIPSPEHGTSFLDDIK